CATCGCGGGCGTCCTGATGGCGGCGGGCGTGCCGACGGTCCGTCTCGACATCCGGCTCCCGGAACCGGATCCGCGCCACGGCCCCGACGTGCAGCGCTGCGTGGCCGCCGATGTCACCGACGCAGATCTGGCCGGCACCCTGGCTGCCCAGGGTGTCGACCTGGACACGGTGGCCTACCTGGTCAACTGTGCGGGCATCATCGAGAACACCGGATTCGGCAACGTGGCCCAGCAGTCCTGGTTGCGCTGCCTGCAGGTCAACCTGGTCGGCGCCTACAACGTGCTCGACGCGCTCACCCCGGCACTGCGCCGGTCGTCCCCGGCCGCCGTCGTGAACATCACCTCGATCGAGGCGCACCGCGTGATCGCGCTGTCCAACCCGGACCCGAACCCGCAGTACGCGGCGTCCAAGGCGGGCCTGCACATGCTCACCCAGAGCGCGGCCCGAGCCCTGGCCGCCGACGGGATCCGGGTCAACAGTGTGTCGCCGGGCTTCGTGGCGACCGCCATGGCCGCCGCGCACGGCAGCACCGATCAGCTGCCGCCCGCGTTGGCGCCCCGGGTGCCGGCGGGCCGGTTCGCCGACCCCGCCGACATCGCCCACGCGGTCGCATTCCTGCTCAGCGACCAGGCGGCCTACGTCACCGGGGCCGACCTGCGCGTCGACGGAGGGTTCCAACTGACATGACACCCGTGGTCGTCGCACACGAACCCTCATTGGGCCGGCCGGCCCGGGTCGGGTCCTGGGAGGAGCTGGCCAAGGGCACCTTCGCCACCGCCACCGAACGCCTGGGCCGCGGCGAACGGGAGGCCGCGGCGCAACTGGTCGAGATCGCCATCGCCGAAGCCGACGAACTGCGCGACATCTACGAACGCTGGCCGGAGGCCACTGCGGACTGGATCCGCGGCCACGGCGCCGACGCCGACGAACTCGCCCGGGCCATCGATCGGTTGACCGGCCTGATCGGTGAGCAGGCGATGACCGGAATCCAGGCCGAATGGCCGAAGTTCACCGCCGCGGTGGAGGACGCCGCAGCGGCCTGCCGCGCCGGCGAGCCCGGCGCGGGCGCCGCGATCGAGACGGCACGGTCGATCTGGCAGGGCATCCACGACCGCGCCGTCGACCGGGTGTCAGGCCTCGTCGACATCGCGGTCCGGCTGGTCGGCGAGCATGCGCTCGGCGAACTGTGGGACTTCCTGATGGGCGACTGGTACGACATCCACGCACGCCGCTACGCACTGGCCAACCAGCCGTGGACGGAGTCGGCGAACCAGCTGATGATCGCCATCGTCGACGGCTTCCACGCGCACCTGACCGGCACCGGGCGGCAAGGCGACATCGAGCTGATCGAGGAGGAGACCCGGATCGGATTCCGTTTCGCCCCTTGTGGTTCCGGTGGCCGATCGCTGGACGCCCGGATCTCCGGCGGTGCTCCACGCGCGGCCGCGCCATTCAACTTCGCGGTCACCACCGAACGCCA
This region of Mycolicibacterium diernhoferi genomic DNA includes:
- a CDS encoding SDR family NAD(P)-dependent oxidoreductase; its protein translation is MTAAHPPSLPLTFSGGQAVVTGAAAGIGAAIAGVLMAAGVPTVRLDIRLPEPDPRHGPDVQRCVAADVTDADLAGTLAAQGVDLDTVAYLVNCAGIIENTGFGNVAQQSWLRCLQVNLVGAYNVLDALTPALRRSSPAAVVNITSIEAHRVIALSNPDPNPQYAASKAGLHMLTQSAARALAADGIRVNSVSPGFVATAMAAAHGSTDQLPPALAPRVPAGRFADPADIAHAVAFLLSDQAAYVTGADLRVDGGFQLT